A section of the Castanea sativa cultivar Marrone di Chiusa Pesio chromosome 12, ASM4071231v1 genome encodes:
- the LOC142620467 gene encoding uncharacterized protein LOC142620467 — protein sequence MGFSNRRVDLIMAYVGSASYQVLVNGVPRGNIWPTRGIRQGDPLSPYLFLICSKALNQQLQHAAKTELLQLYEQASGQKLNREKTTEFFSKATTEERKAELVEFLGVNEVREYEKYLGLLAVVGRNKKESLNNIREGCGISYKG from the exons ATGGGATTTTCTAATCGGAGGGTGGATTTGATCATGGCTTATGTGGGGTCTGCTTCCTATCAAGTTTTGGTAAATGGTGTGCCAAGAGGGAATATTTGGCCAACAAGGGGGATTAGGCAGGGTGATCCACTTTCTCCATATCTATTTTTGATATGTTCGAAAGCTCTAAATCAGCAACTACAACATGCAGCCAAAACTGAG TTATTACAGTTGTATGAGCAAGCTTCAGGGCAAAAGTTGAATAGAGAAAAAACCACTGAGTTTTTTAGCAAGGCTACTACGGAAGAACGAAAGGCAGAGTTGGTGGAATTCTTGGGAGTAAATGAGGTTAGGGAGTATGAGAAGTATTTAGGATTACTGGCTGTGGTGGGTCGAAATAAGAAAGAGAGTCTCAATAACATTAGAGAGGGGTGTGGAATAAGCTACAAGGGTTGA